Proteins encoded in a region of the Clostridium beijerinckii genome:
- a CDS encoding nucleobase:cation symporter-2 family protein, translated as MSQNNIKKDDKVNEMLPVSQLAILGLQHVLAMYAGAVAVPLIIGGAVGLTPEQLAFLVAADLFTCGIATLIQAIGIGPYVGIKLPAILGCTFAAVGPLIIIGKSLGMQTAYGSIIVAAIIVILVAPLYGKILKFFPTVVTGTVVTMIGLSLVNVGVTSIGGGSGAKDFGSVDNLILGSFVMIIVLISNKFLKGFFQAISVLNGIILGTIVAAFMGKVDFSVVTNAKWISIVHPFNFGLPQFDIGSIIMMTFVMLTVMIESTGTFLGIGKVCEKVITEKDIVRGLRAEAISTFLGGIFNSFPYTTFNQNLGLLALSKVKSRFVVIASGIILISLGLIPKFAALATIIPQPVIGGATTIMFAMVAVAGFQMLQGVDFNNNANMMIVACSIGIGLGITAVPTLLDQTPTFFKSIFSSGIVSASVTAVILNAFLNHGNRNIESSIKQNSVSE; from the coding sequence ATGTCACAAAATAATATTAAAAAAGATGACAAAGTAAATGAAATGCTACCAGTAAGTCAGCTTGCTATTTTAGGATTACAACATGTACTAGCAATGTATGCAGGTGCAGTTGCAGTACCATTAATAATTGGCGGTGCTGTAGGTCTAACACCCGAGCAATTAGCATTTTTGGTGGCTGCAGATTTATTTACTTGTGGTATTGCAACTTTAATACAGGCGATTGGTATAGGTCCGTATGTTGGTATTAAGTTGCCAGCAATTTTAGGTTGTACATTTGCTGCAGTTGGTCCACTAATTATTATTGGCAAAAGTTTAGGAATGCAAACAGCGTATGGTTCTATAATAGTAGCTGCAATTATTGTTATATTAGTAGCGCCATTGTATGGAAAGATATTAAAGTTTTTCCCTACTGTTGTAACAGGAACAGTAGTTACAATGATAGGTCTTTCTTTAGTAAATGTAGGGGTTACTAGTATTGGTGGCGGTTCAGGAGCTAAAGATTTTGGAAGTGTAGACAACCTTATATTAGGATCATTTGTAATGATCATTGTTTTAATATCTAATAAATTTCTAAAGGGATTTTTTCAAGCAATTTCTGTTTTAAATGGTATTATTTTAGGAACAATAGTTGCTGCATTTATGGGAAAAGTAGATTTTTCAGTAGTAACAAATGCAAAATGGATAAGTATTGTTCATCCTTTTAATTTTGGATTACCTCAATTTGATATTGGTTCAATAATCATGATGACATTCGTTATGTTAACAGTAATGATTGAATCAACAGGTACATTTCTTGGAATTGGCAAGGTCTGTGAAAAGGTTATTACTGAAAAGGATATTGTACGTGGACTTAGAGCAGAAGCAATTTCAACATTTCTAGGAGGTATCTTTAATTCATTCCCATATACAACATTTAATCAGAACCTAGGACTTTTAGCTTTAAGTAAAGTAAAAAGCCGTTTTGTTGTTATAGCATCTGGTATTATTCTTATTTCACTAGGATTGATTCCTAAATTTGCGGCATTAGCTACTATTATTCCTCAGCCTGTTATAGGCGGAGCTACAACAATAATGTTTGCAATGGTTGCAGTCGCAGGTTTTCAAATGCTTCAAGGTGTAGATTTTAATAATAATGCAAATATGATGATTGTTGCTTGCTCTATTGGTATAGGACTTGGAATTACTGCTGTACCTACGTTACTTGACCAAACACCAACATTTTTCAAGTCAATTTTTAGTAGTGGTATAGTTTCGGCATCAGTAACTGCCGTAATTCTAAATGCATTTTTGAATCATGGTAATAGGAATATTGAGAGCAGTATAAAGCAAAATTCGGTTTCAGAATGA
- the xdh gene encoding selenium-dependent xanthine dehydrogenase, giving the protein MFRLNINGKDEVSEIDKSLMSFLRDDLRITSVKDGCSEGTCGACTVLVDGKKVKACLQKISKFEGKKILTVEGLSSREKEVYEHCFAEAGAVQCGFCIPGMVISAKSLLDINLKPTRIDVKKAINGNLCRCTGYKKIEEAILMAAEYFRDNLKIPTAPTELKMAQKFKRVDAAEKINGTGIFVDDIEISGMLYVKAVRTKYPRAIINKIDIKKAEAHPDCAKVLLAKDVPNNKIGHIKQDWDVMIAEGDTTRYVGDALALVATYHKDKLDEVCQLVEIDYTELEPITCPTDALKADAPLIHSDGNIMSRDILKRGNANEAIKNSKYVVTRKYKTPFQEHGFMEPECAIAMPEGEDGILLYSGSQSVYDEQREISNMLQIPMEKIHCHSQLVGGGFGGKEDMSVQHHAALMAWYTKKPCKVKFSRQESLDYHTKRHPMEMEFTTACDENGYLTAMKGVIIADTGAYASLGGPVLQRACTHAPGPYNYQNIDILGMSVYTNNVVSGAFRGFGVIQSCFATENNINLLAEMVGISPWEIRYRNAIRPGQVLPNGQIADESVAMAECLEAVKDVYESNPYAGIAIGFKNSGTGVGNKDIGRCILSIEDGKVHIRTSAACMGQGIATMCTTVLCETTGLDPVLIIHERPDTIRTPNSGTSTASRQTVVTGEAVRRASEKLKAELDKGLGLDDLEGREFYGEYSAKTDPMGSIKENPISHVSYSYGAQVVILNEEGKVEKVVAAYDVGTPVNIQSVEGQIEGGMVMGLGYALTEEFKIEGSYPKTKLGTLGLMRATEAPELEVILVQSKNKIPETYGAKGCGELCLIPTAPACSLAYYRLDGKFRAQLPLKDTFYKKQKNK; this is encoded by the coding sequence ATGTTTAGATTAAATATAAATGGTAAAGATGAAGTATCTGAAATTGATAAATCTTTAATGTCTTTTTTAAGAGATGATTTGAGAATCACTTCTGTAAAAGATGGTTGCAGCGAAGGGACGTGTGGAGCATGTACCGTTTTAGTAGATGGGAAAAAAGTAAAGGCTTGCCTCCAAAAGATATCAAAATTCGAAGGAAAAAAGATTTTAACTGTTGAAGGATTAAGCTCTAGAGAAAAGGAAGTTTATGAACATTGTTTTGCAGAAGCAGGCGCAGTTCAATGTGGTTTTTGCATTCCTGGAATGGTAATCTCCGCAAAATCATTATTAGATATTAATCTTAAACCAACAAGAATAGATGTGAAAAAAGCAATTAATGGAAACCTTTGTAGATGTACAGGCTATAAGAAAATTGAAGAAGCTATTTTAATGGCGGCAGAATATTTTAGGGACAATCTTAAAATTCCAACTGCTCCTACTGAATTGAAAATGGCACAGAAATTTAAACGTGTTGATGCAGCTGAAAAAATAAATGGGACAGGTATTTTTGTAGATGATATCGAAATATCTGGAATGTTATATGTAAAAGCAGTACGTACAAAATATCCAAGAGCTATTATAAATAAAATTGATATAAAGAAAGCAGAAGCACATCCAGACTGCGCAAAAGTCTTACTTGCAAAAGATGTTCCAAACAATAAAATTGGACACATAAAGCAGGACTGGGATGTAATGATTGCTGAAGGAGATACAACTAGGTATGTAGGAGATGCATTGGCATTAGTAGCAACTTACCATAAAGACAAACTTGATGAAGTATGTCAATTAGTTGAAATTGACTATACTGAATTGGAACCCATTACTTGTCCGACAGATGCTTTAAAGGCAGATGCACCTCTAATCCATTCTGATGGAAATATTATGAGCCGTGATATTCTAAAACGGGGTAATGCTAATGAAGCAATTAAAAATTCTAAATATGTTGTAACAAGAAAATATAAGACACCATTTCAGGAACATGGATTTATGGAGCCAGAATGCGCAATAGCCATGCCTGAAGGAGAAGATGGCATATTGTTGTATTCTGGTTCACAGTCTGTATATGATGAGCAACGTGAAATATCAAATATGCTGCAGATTCCTATGGAAAAAATCCATTGTCATTCACAACTTGTTGGAGGTGGATTTGGCGGCAAAGAAGACATGAGTGTTCAACATCATGCAGCATTAATGGCATGGTATACGAAAAAACCATGTAAAGTAAAATTCTCGAGACAGGAAAGTCTGGATTATCATACTAAACGTCATCCAATGGAAATGGAGTTTACAACAGCTTGCGATGAAAATGGTTATTTGACAGCTATGAAAGGTGTTATTATTGCCGATACAGGTGCATATGCATCTCTTGGTGGGCCTGTATTACAAAGAGCATGTACTCACGCACCTGGACCATATAATTATCAGAATATTGATATCTTAGGAATGTCAGTTTACACAAACAATGTTGTATCTGGCGCATTTAGAGGCTTTGGTGTAATACAAAGTTGTTTTGCTACTGAAAATAACATTAATCTACTTGCTGAAATGGTCGGAATTTCACCATGGGAAATTCGTTATCGTAATGCAATTCGTCCTGGTCAGGTTTTGCCAAATGGTCAGATAGCAGATGAAAGTGTTGCTATGGCAGAGTGCTTGGAAGCCGTTAAGGATGTGTATGAATCAAATCCATATGCGGGTATTGCCATTGGATTCAAAAATAGCGGAACTGGTGTAGGTAATAAAGACATTGGGCGTTGTATTTTATCAATTGAAGATGGAAAAGTTCATATTCGAACTTCTGCAGCATGCATGGGGCAAGGGATTGCAACAATGTGCACTACTGTATTATGTGAGACAACTGGGTTAGATCCGGTTCTTATTATACACGAAAGACCAGATACTATTCGTACACCTAACTCAGGAACTAGTACAGCTTCTAGACAAACTGTAGTAACTGGAGAAGCTGTAAGACGAGCATCTGAAAAATTGAAAGCAGAATTAGATAAAGGCTTAGGGCTTGATGATTTAGAAGGCAGAGAATTTTATGGAGAGTATTCTGCAAAGACAGACCCAATGGGATCTATAAAAGAAAATCCAATTAGTCATGTAAGCTATAGCTATGGAGCTCAAGTTGTTATTTTAAATGAAGAAGGAAAAGTTGAAAAAGTAGTTGCAGCATATGATGTTGGAACACCTGTTAATATTCAGTCTGTTGAAGGGCAGATTGAAGGTGGTATGGTTATGGGATTAGGTTATGCTTTGACAGAAGAATTTAAAATTGAAGGAAGTTATCCTAAAACAAAACTAGGCACGCTAGGACTTATGAGAGCGACTGAGGCCCCTGAGCTTGAAGTTATTCTTGTGCAGAGCAAAAATAAAATTCCAGAGACTTATGGTGCCAAAGGTTGTGGAGAACTATGCTTGATTCCAACAGCTCCAGCTTGTTCCCTTGCTTACTATAGATTAGACGGAAAATTCCGTGCTCAGTTGCCACTAAAAGATACATTTTATAAAAAACAAAAGAATAAATAA
- a CDS encoding nucleotidyltransferase family protein: MKTNGIIVAAGLSSRMKAFKPLLKLKEKTIIEYSIDSMLNAGVNQIVVVLGFNAEEVETLLRNKYDCSQLTFIYNEKYAETDMLASVKLGVLALDNCDAFYLLPGDMPAIETKTFLMVKDSINRTGAMVAFPTINGQRKHPPLISWKCIDFIINFHGDGGLRELWNQLEDQIVTVPVEDFGCTIDADTKEDYNRLVHYMDEKN; the protein is encoded by the coding sequence ATGAAAACTAATGGCATTATAGTGGCTGCTGGTTTATCTAGCCGTATGAAGGCATTTAAACCACTCCTGAAATTGAAAGAAAAAACTATAATTGAATACAGTATTGATAGTATGCTTAATGCTGGAGTGAATCAAATCGTTGTAGTTTTGGGATTTAATGCTGAAGAAGTTGAGACTTTACTACGTAATAAATATGATTGTTCACAATTAACATTTATATACAATGAAAAATATGCTGAAACGGACATGCTTGCATCTGTTAAGCTTGGAGTACTAGCATTGGATAACTGTGATGCCTTTTATCTTCTTCCGGGAGATATGCCAGCAATTGAAACAAAAACTTTCCTTATGGTGAAAGATTCAATAAACAGAACAGGTGCTATGGTGGCTTTTCCTACTATTAATGGACAACGAAAACATCCACCTTTGATTTCTTGGAAATGCATAGATTTTATTATTAATTTTCATGGAGATGGGGGGCTTAGAGAATTATGGAATCAGCTTGAAGACCAAATAGTAACAGTTCCTGTTGAGGATTTTGGGTGTACGATAGATGCAGATACAAAGGAAGATTACAATAGGTTGGTACATTATATGGATGAAAAGAATTGA
- the ssnA gene encoding putative aminohydrolase SsnA — protein sequence MKIVGNGRLITQNKENPFFENGALVINDGKIIDYGNTDDILDKYNEAEYIDAKGKVIMPGLINTHGHIYSAFARGMNLDGPTSKNFLDILNNLWWRLDKNLSLEDIKYSAYTTLMDSLKFGVTTFFDHHASPNAVKDSLFTIGNVAEELGIRTSLCYEVSDRDGEEVLEKGIKENVDYINYCNEKHDNMKSAMFGMHASFTLSDESLKKCVKEAEKLNCGYHIHVAEGLADEEQCLEKHGKRIVERLNDFNILGEKTIAVHCVHANENEQELLLNTNTSVVHNPESNMGNAVGVSPALELIKKGVTVGLGTDGYTQDMFESMKVANIIHKHNLKDPSVAWSEVPLMLFENNRRIAERHFLGKFGIVERGANGDVIIVDYNPLTPMNESNYNSHILFGMMGKSVDTTIVNGNVLVSNGKLLNVNEDEILNEARKVSQKLWDRI from the coding sequence ATGAAAATTGTAGGTAATGGAAGACTAATAACTCAAAACAAGGAAAATCCATTTTTTGAAAATGGTGCATTAGTTATAAATGATGGTAAGATAATTGACTATGGAAATACTGATGACATCTTAGATAAATATAATGAGGCAGAATATATAGATGCAAAAGGAAAAGTTATTATGCCAGGTCTTATAAATACTCACGGACATATATATAGCGCATTTGCAAGAGGTATGAACTTAGATGGTCCAACATCTAAAAACTTCTTAGATATATTAAATAATTTATGGTGGAGATTAGATAAAAACTTATCTTTAGAAGATATAAAGTATAGTGCTTACACAACATTGATGGATAGTTTAAAGTTTGGAGTAACAACATTTTTTGATCATCATGCAAGTCCAAATGCTGTTAAAGACAGCCTTTTTACAATTGGAAATGTAGCAGAAGAACTTGGGATAAGAACTTCGCTTTGTTACGAAGTATCTGATAGAGATGGAGAAGAAGTTTTAGAAAAGGGAATTAAAGAAAATGTAGATTATATAAATTATTGCAATGAAAAGCATGATAATATGAAGTCTGCAATGTTTGGAATGCACGCAAGCTTTACGTTATCTGATGAATCCTTAAAAAAATGTGTAAAGGAAGCTGAAAAGTTAAATTGCGGATATCATATTCATGTAGCTGAAGGATTAGCAGATGAAGAGCAATGTCTAGAAAAGCATGGCAAGAGAATAGTAGAGAGACTAAATGATTTTAATATATTAGGAGAAAAAACAATTGCAGTACATTGTGTGCATGCAAATGAAAATGAGCAAGAATTACTTTTAAATACCAATACGTCTGTAGTGCATAATCCAGAATCAAATATGGGCAATGCAGTAGGTGTATCACCAGCACTTGAACTTATAAAGAAAGGTGTAACTGTGGGACTTGGAACAGATGGTTATACTCAAGATATGTTTGAGTCTATGAAGGTTGCCAATATAATTCATAAGCATAATTTAAAAGATCCATCAGTAGCTTGGAGTGAAGTACCTTTAATGCTATTTGAAAATAATAGAAGGATTGCAGAAAGGCACTTTTTGGGTAAATTTGGAATTGTTGAAAGAGGAGCTAATGGAGATGTGATAATAGTAGATTACAATCCATTAACGCCAATGAATGAAAGTAATTATAATTCACATATTTTATTTGGAATGATGGGAAAATCTGTAGACACAACTATAGTAAATGGAAATGTTTTAGTTAGTAATGGTAAGCTTCTTAATGTTAACGAAGATGAAATATTAAATGAAGCTAGAAAAGTAAGTCAAAAGCTATGGGATAGAATTTAA
- a CDS encoding XdhC family protein: MFEDIYKQILIEVNNCNQCVMLTYLDLHSERQGSIVRKVILTKEDIEKKSLSLSDYIYEKICSCLESGKLESFNIEENETILIEPFIPKPRLIVFGGGHIAKPLSEFASRAGFSITVIDDRPSFANTVRFPEAEKVICENFEKSFDLINLKKSDYVVIITRGHRYDGVVLRQVLNHDLSYVGMIGSRRRVNAMRSELLEEGFSKEKLELVNAPIGIEIYAITPDEIAISIVAQLISFKNKGAMSKFGKNFAIPEFDAEILENISKKSSEPKALITILSSKGSVPRKAGAKMLTYPDGRTIGSIGGGCSESGVLQKAREIMREKGFYIEQVDMTGDVAESEGMACGGTMEVLIEVI, translated from the coding sequence ATGTTTGAAGACATATACAAGCAAATATTAATTGAAGTTAACAACTGTAATCAGTGCGTAATGTTAACTTATCTTGATTTGCATAGTGAGAGACAAGGTTCCATTGTCAGAAAAGTTATTTTAACAAAGGAAGATATAGAAAAAAAGTCTCTTTCACTTAGCGACTATATTTACGAAAAAATATGTAGTTGTTTAGAAAGTGGGAAACTTGAATCTTTTAATATAGAAGAAAATGAGACTATTTTAATTGAACCATTCATCCCTAAACCACGTTTAATTGTTTTTGGCGGCGGTCACATAGCAAAACCTTTATCAGAATTTGCATCAAGAGCAGGTTTCTCTATTACGGTTATAGATGATAGACCTTCCTTTGCTAATACAGTGCGATTTCCTGAAGCAGAAAAAGTTATTTGTGAAAATTTCGAGAAATCCTTTGATTTAATTAACTTAAAGAAGTCCGATTATGTAGTTATTATAACAAGAGGGCATAGATATGATGGAGTTGTTTTGCGTCAAGTCTTAAATCATGACCTTAGTTATGTTGGAATGATAGGCTCAAGGCGCAGAGTAAATGCTATGAGAAGCGAGCTATTAGAGGAGGGCTTTTCTAAAGAAAAGCTGGAATTGGTTAATGCTCCAATAGGTATAGAGATATATGCTATCACTCCAGATGAAATAGCTATTTCTATAGTAGCACAGCTTATAAGCTTTAAAAATAAGGGGGCTATGAGCAAGTTTGGTAAAAATTTTGCCATTCCAGAGTTTGATGCAGAAATATTAGAAAATATATCTAAAAAATCATCAGAACCTAAAGCACTTATAACTATACTGTCTTCTAAAGGATCAGTTCCTAGAAAAGCAGGAGCTAAAATGTTGACTTATCCTGATGGCAGAACTATCGGAAGTATAGGCGGAGGATGTAGTGAATCGGGTGTATTGCAAAAGGCAAGAGAAATTATGCGAGAAAAAGGTTTTTATATAGAGCAAGTTGACATGACCGGTGATGTGGCTGAATCTGAAGGTATGGCATGTGGTGGAACTATGGAAGTGCTAATTGAAGTAATTTAG
- a CDS encoding RidA family protein, with translation MKKMINTQKAPAAIGPYSQGVVVQGLVYTSGQLPLNPETKVLETEIKTATKQSLENCKAILEEAGTSMDKVLKTTVFVKDLNDFAAVNEVYGTYFKENPPARSCVQIAKLPMDAIIEIEVIATME, from the coding sequence ATGAAAAAAATGATTAATACTCAAAAGGCACCAGCAGCAATAGGACCATACTCTCAAGGAGTGGTAGTTCAAGGATTAGTATATACTTCAGGTCAACTACCATTAAATCCGGAAACAAAAGTTTTAGAAACTGAAATAAAAACAGCGACTAAACAAAGTTTAGAAAATTGTAAAGCCATATTAGAAGAAGCAGGAACAAGTATGGATAAAGTGCTTAAAACAACTGTATTTGTAAAAGATTTAAATGATTTTGCAGCAGTAAATGAAGTTTATGGAACATATTTTAAAGAAAATCCACCAGCAAGAAGTTGTGTCCAAATTGCTAAATTACCAATGGATGCAATTATTGAAATAGAAGTCATTGCAACAATGGAATAA